In Blastococcus saxobsidens DD2, the genomic stretch GCAACCCGAACCTGATCGGACTCAAGGACGGCATCGGCGACATCGAGCAGATGACCCGCACCTACGCCAAGGTCGGCGACCGGCTCATCTACGTGGGTGGCCTGCCCACGGCCGAGACGTTCGCGCTGCCGCTGCTGCAGCTCGGCGTGAGCACCTACTCCTCGGCGCTCTACAACTTCCTGCCCGAGTTCGCGCTGCGCTTCTACGCCGCCGTGCGCGCCCAGGACCGGGTCGCGGTCTACTCCATGCTCAACGACTTCGTGCTGCCCTACATCGACATCCGCGACCGCACCAAGGGCTACGCCGTCTCCATCGTCAAGGCCGGGCTGACCGCCGTGGGCCGGGACGGGGGCCGGGTGCGCCCGCCGCTGACCGATCTCACCGAGGCCGAGCGCGCCGAGCTCAGCGCGCTGGTCGGCAAGATCTCCTGACCGCCGCCTCCTGACCCAGCGACGCGCCCCCACCTGGAGGACTGCATGACCGGCCGGACCCCCACCGTCGCCACCGTCGAGGTCGTTCCCGTCGCTGGGCACGACAGCATGCTGCTGAACCTCAGCGGGGCGCACGGACCGTTCTTCACCCGCAACATCGCGATCGTCACCGACAGCGAGGGCAGGGTCGGGGTGGGCGAGGTGCCGGGCGGTGAGACGATCCGCCGCACCATCGAGGACGCCGGCACCCTGCTCGTCGGCCGGTCGATCGCGGCCTACGGCCGCCTCCTGCGCGAGGTCGGGGCCACCTTCGCCGACCGGGACTCGGGCGGACGCGGCCAGCAGACCTTCGATCTTCGGACGACGATCCACGCGGTGACCGCGCTGGAGTCGGCGCTGCTCGACCTGCTGGGCCAGCACCTCGGGGTGCCGGTCGCCGAGCTGCTCGGGGACGGTCAGCAGCGCGACAGCGTGCCCATGCTCGGCTACCTCTTCTACGTCGGTGACCGGTCCGCCTGCGACCTGCCCTATCTCGCCGAGCCCGACCCCGCTGACGACTGGGAGCGGCTGCGCCGCGAGCCCGCCCTCACTCCCGAGGCCGTCGTCGCGCTCGCCGAGGCCGCCCGGGCCCGCTACGGGTTCACCGACTTCAAGCTCAAGGGCGGCGTCCTCTCCGGCACGGAGGAGGTGGCCGCCGTCCGGGCACTGGCGGAGCGCTTCCCGGACGCCCGCATCACCCTCGACCCGAACGGCGGTTGGCTGCTCGCCGACGCCATCGAGCTCTGCCGCGACCTCGGTGACGTCCTCGCCTATGCCGAGGACCCGGTCGGGCCCGAGGCGGGCTTCTCCGGCCGGGAGACCATGGCCGAGTTCCGCCGCGCCACCGGCCTGCCGACGGCGACCAACATGATCGCCACCGACTGGCGGCAGATGGCCCACGCCGTCCGATCGAACGCCGTCGACATCCCGCTGGCCGACCCGCACTTCTGGACCATGCGGGGCTCGGTCCGCGTCGCCCAGCTGTGCGCCGACTTCGGCCTGACGTGGGGCTCGCACTCGAACAACCACTTCGACATCTCTCTGGCGATGTTCACCCAGGTCGGCGCAGCGGCCCCGGGGAAGATCACCGCCCTGGACACGCACTGGATCTGGCAGGACGGGCAGCCGCTCACCCGCTCGCCGCTGCAGATCGAGGACGGCGCGATCGCCGTACCCACCACACCCGGGCTCGGTGTCGAGCTCGACCGGGACGCCGTCGACGCCGCCCACCAGCTCTACCTCGAGCACGGGCTGGGCGCCCGGGACGACGCCGTCGCCATGCAGTACCTGGTGCCCGGCTGGACGTTCGACCCCAAGCGTCCCTGCCTCGTCCGCTGATCCTGGAGAACCCGTGACCGTCACCGAGACCGCCCGCACCAGCAGCCGCGCCGTCCTCGACCGGATCGAGTCGGTGACGCTGTCGTCGATCACCCTGCCGCTGCCGAACCCGATCAGCGACGCCAAGGTCTTCACCGGCCGGCAGCGGCCGATGACCGAGGTCGCCTTCCTCTTCGCCGAGATCCGTACCGAGGCCGGTCTCGAGGGCGTCGGCTTCAGCTACTCCAAGCGGGCCGGTGGCCCGGCGCAGTTCGCGCACGCCCGGGAGGTCGCGCCCGACCTGATCGGCGAGGACCCGAACGACATCGCCCGCCTCTGGACCAAGCTGGTCTGGGCCGGCGCGTCCGTGGGCCGCAGCGGTGCCTCGACGCAGGCCATCGCGGCCCTCGACGTCGCGCTGTGGGACCTCAAGGCCAAGCGCGCCGGTCTGCCCCTGGCCAAGCTGCTCGGCGCCCACCGCGACTCCGTGCGCTGCTACAACACCTCGGGCGGCTTCCTGCACGAGTCGATCGAGCAGGTCAAGGACAACGCCACCCGCACCCTGGAGAGCGGCGTCGGGGGCATCAAGATCAAGGTCGGACTGCCGGACTCGGCGGAGGACCTGCGCCGGGTCCGCGCGGTGCGCGAGCACCTGGGCGACGGCGTGCCGTTCATGGTGGACGCCAACCAGCAGTGGGACCGGTCGACGGCCATGCGGGTCAGCCGGCGGCTGGAGGAGTTCGACCTGGTGTGGATCGAGGAGCCGCTCGACGCCTACGACGCCGAGGGTCACGCCCAGCTCGCCCGGTCCCTGGACACGGCGATCGCCACGGGGGAGATGCTCACCAGTGTCGCCGAGCACTACGAGCTGATCCGGCAGGGTGCGGTGGACATCCTCCAGCCCGACGCCCCCCGCGTCGGCGGGATCACCCAGTTCCTGAAGCTGGCCACTCTGGCCGAGCACCGCAACCTCGGGCTTGCGCCGCACTTCGCGATGGAGATCCACGTCCACCTCGCGGCCGCGTACCCGATCGAGCCCTGGGTGGAGCACTTCGACTGGCTGCACCCGCTGTTCAACGAGCGGCTCGAGACACGCGACGGTCGGATGCGCCTGTCCGACCGCCCGGGTCTCGGCGTCACCCTGACCGAGCAGGCGCGCGCCTGGACAGTGGACCGCGTTCACGTCGACGCGCCCCGCTGACCCGCTCGATCCCACATCTCAGAAGGAGCCCCGTCATGAGCGACGTCGTCAGCATCGACCCCCGCACCGGAGAGACCGTCGAGGTGGTCGCCCAGGAGACGACGACCGCGGAGGTCGAGCGCCTCTGCGCGGCGGCCCTCGCCGCCGCACCGGCGTTGGACGACCTGGGCCGTACCGGCCGGGCCGCCCTGCTGCAGGCCCTGGCCGACGCCCTCGAGGGACGACGCGAGGACGTCGTCGCCGTGGCCGACCGCGAGACCGGCCTGGGCTTCACCCGCCTGAACGGCGAGCTCACCCGCACCTGCTATCAGCTGCGGCTGTTCGGCGAGGTGCTGCTCGAGGGCAGCTACCTCGAGGCGGGCATCGACCACGCCGGCGACACTCCCATGGGACCCCGCCCGGATTTGCGGCGCATGCTCGTCCCGATCGGCCCGGTCGCGGTCTTCGGGGCGAGCAACTTCCCCTTGGCCTTCTCCGTACCGGGCGGCGACACCGCATCGGCGCTCGCGGCCGGGTCCCCGGTGATCGTCAAGGCGCACGGCTCGCACCCGGCGACCTCGCAGCTGTGCTTCGAGATCATGTCGGCGGCCGCCCGCGAGGCCGGTGCTCCGGACGGGACCCTGGGCATCGTCCACGGCCTGCAGGCCGGCGCCGACCTGGTGGCCCATCCCGCGATCCGTGCCGTCGGCTTCACCGGGTCCGTGAACGGCGGCAAGGCGCTGATCGACATCATCGAGCGCCGGCCCGACCCCATCCCGTTCTACGGCGAGCTGAGCAGCCTGAACCCGCTCGTCGTCACGCCGCAGGCCGCAGCCGAGCGCGGCGAGCAGCTCGGCCGCGAGCTGGTGGGTTCCTTCACCCTCGGAGCGGGCCAGTTCTGCACCAAGCCCGGCCTGGCGTTCGTCCCGAGCGGGGCGGAGGGCGACGCCGTCGTCGCGGCGATGGCCGACGCCGTCCGGGAGACCGCCGCGCCGACGCTGCTCAACGAGGGCATCGCCGGCTCCTACGGACGGATCTCCTCCTCGCTGGCCGATCTCCCCGGCGTCTCGACGGTCGCGACCGGGGGCGAGCCGCAGGGACCGGGATTCCAGGCGCGACCGTTGCTGCTCAGCACCGACGCCGCCGACCTGCCGCACGAGGTCACCGAGGAGTGCTTCGGCCCGGTGGCCGTCGTCGCCCGGTACGACGGCGAGAAGGCCCTGTTCTCAGCGCTCGAGGCCATGCCGTCGTCCCTCACCGCGACGATCCTCCGCGGCGACCGCGAGACCGAGCTGCCGCTGGCGGTCTCCCAGGAGCTGCGCACCCGCGCCGGCCGATTGGTCTACGACGCCTACCCGACGGGTGTCGCGGTCTCGTGGGCCCAGCACCACGGCGGACCCTGGCCCTCGACGAACTCCCAGCACACGTCGGTCGGGACCACCGCCATCCGCCGGTTCCTGCGGCCGGTGACCTGGCAGGGGGCGCCGCAGGAGGTGCTGCCCGAGGAGCTGACCGACGACTACCAGGGCATCCCGCGGCGCATCGACGGGAAGCTGCAGCTGCCCCGTGACTGAACGGCCATGAGCAGGCGGATAGCGCTGGTCAGCTCCGAACGAGGGCTCCGGGTCGACCCCGATCTGCCACTCGCGGTGGCCGCGCTCGGGGACGCCGGGTACGAGGTCGACCTCGTCCGCTGGGACGACGCGGCCGCCGACTGGTCGCGCTTCGACCTCGCCGTCGTCCGGTCGTGCTGGGACTACGCCTGGCGCCTGGCGGAGTTCCTCGCCTGGGCGGAGACGGTCCCGAAACTCCGCAACGGCGTGGAAGTGCTGCGCTGGAACACCGACAAGACCTACCTGCGCGACCTGGAGCGGGCCGGCCTCCCGGTGGTGCGCACGGTGTGGAACCCGCTGGGTCCGGCGGATCTGCCCGAGGCGGAGGAGTGGGTGGTGAAGCCGTCGGTGTCGGCCGGTTCCCGTGACACCGCCCGGTGGAGCGATGCGTCGGCGGCGCTGGTCCACGCGGCGCAGCTCGCAGCGGCGGGGCGGACGGCGATGGTGCAGCCGTACCTGTCGAGCGTCGACGACCGCGGGGAGACCGCGATGCTGTTCATCGGTGGGCGCTTCTCCCACGCCGTCCGCAAGGGTGCGCTGCTCGAGCCGGGGGAGGGTGTTCGGCAGGATCGGAACAGCCGGGGCGATCTGAGCCGCGTGATGCCCACGGCAGAGCAGCGGGACGTCGCCGGCGCCGTGTTCGCTGCCATCCACGACCTCGTCCCCGGAGCGCCGGCACCGCTCTACGCGCGGATCGACCTGGTGCACGACGAGGCCGCCCGTCCGGTGGTCCTGGAGTTGGAACTCTCCGAGCCCAGTCTGTTCCTGCCCCAGGCCCCCGAGGGTGCCGCGACCCTGGCCCGTGCGGTGGAGGCGGAACTCCAGCAGTGAGCGGGGTGCTGGGTGGCTTCGCCGCCCTGGCCGCGGTGATCGCCGTCGGGTGGGCGGTCGGCCGGACCGGCATCCTGGGCAAGGACGCGCCGGGCATCCTGTCGCGGCTGTCCTTCTTCGTGGCCACCCCGGCGCTCCTCTTCCTCACCCTGGGCCGGGCCGACACCGCCACGGTCGCCTCGCTGGCGCTGATCGGCACGGCCGGCAGCGCGGCAGTGACCGCCCTCCTCTATGTGGGGCTGGCCCGGTGGCGGTGGCGGCTCCCGGCCGCGCAGCTCGCGACCGGTGCACTGTCGTCGTCCTACGTCAACGCCGGCAATCTGGGTATCCCGGTGGCGGTGTACATCCTGGGGAACGCCTCCTACGTGGCCCCGGTCCTCCTCTTCCAGGTGCTGGTCATGGCACCGGTGGGACTCGCGGTGCTGGCCGGTTCGCGGACCGGTGTGGAGGCGGCGCCGACCTGGCGGCAACTCCTGCTGCAACCGCTGCGGACGCCGGTCGTCATCGGTTGCGCGCTGGGCCTCCTCCTCGCGGCCAGCGGCCTGGACCTCCCGGCGCTCGTGCTGGAGCCGGTCGAACTGATCGCGGCCCTGGCGGTGCCCGCCGCGCTGCTGGCCTACGGGATGACCCTGCACGGCGCGCCCCGTCCGGCCGCCGGCGCGCTGGCCGGGCAGGTGTGGATGGCCGTCGTCCTCAAGAACCTGGTGATGCCGGCCATCGCCTACGCCCTCGGACGCTGGGTCGCCGGCCTCGACGGCATCGCGCTGCTGGCGGTCACGGTGACGTCCGCGCTGCCGACCGCCCAGAACGTCTTCGTCTACGCCGCGGCGTACGACGGCGGAACCCTGCTGGCCCGTGACGTGATCCTGCTCAGCACCGTGCTGTCGGTTCCCGTGCTCGTCGGCATAGCGGTGCTGCTCGGATGAGGGGAACGACCGTGCCGGTGGAGGAGTTCGACGCCGTCCTCGTGGGCGGTGGCGTGATGGGCGCGACGCTCGGTGTGCTGCTCGGCGAGCTCGAGCCCGGCTGGCGGATCGGCATGGTCGAACGACTCGGCGAGGCGGGGCTGGAGAGCTCGAGCGCCTGGAACAACGCCGGTACCGGCCACGCGGGGCTGTGCGAGTTCAACTACACGCCGCGTCTGCCGGGCGGATCGGTCGACGTCTCTCGGGCGGTCGAGATCGGTGAGCAGTTCAGCGCGTCCCTGGTGTTCTGGGCGCACCTTGTCTCGCGCGGCCTGATCGGCCCGCCGCAGGACTTCATCCGCCCGGTGGCGCACCTCGGGTTCGGTCGCGGACCGGACGGCGTGGCGCACCTGCGGGCCCGGTGGGAGACGCTTCGCGGGCATCCACTGTTCGCCGACACGGAGTACAGCGACGACCGGACGGTGCTCGGGACGTGATTGCCGTTGATGTTCGGCGACCGGCCCGATGACGGCCCCGTCGCCGTCACCCGGTCGGCCTCGGGGACCGACGTCGACTTCGGTGTGCTCACCCGGCAGCTCCTCTCGGCCCTGCGGTCCCGGGGCGGATCGATCCGGCTCGGGCACGAGGTGACCGGGCTCGAACGGACCGACGGGACCTGGCACGTCGGCGTCCGCGACCGGGAGACCCGGGTGGCGTACCGGCTGCGCGCGCCCTACGTCTTCGTCGGTGCGGGTGGTGGGACGCTGCCGTTGCTGCAGAGGGCAGGGGTCCCGGAGGTGCGCCGGTACGGCGCCTTCCCGATCAGCGGCCAGTTCCTCCGCACGGCCCGCGCCGACCTGGTGGCCGCCCACCGCGGCAAGGTCTACGGGCACGCCGCGCCCGGGGCCCCGAGCATCTCGGTCCCGCACCTGGACCACCGCACGGTGGATG encodes the following:
- a CDS encoding enolase C-terminal domain-like protein; amino-acid sequence: MTGRTPTVATVEVVPVAGHDSMLLNLSGAHGPFFTRNIAIVTDSEGRVGVGEVPGGETIRRTIEDAGTLLVGRSIAAYGRLLREVGATFADRDSGGRGQQTFDLRTTIHAVTALESALLDLLGQHLGVPVAELLGDGQQRDSVPMLGYLFYVGDRSACDLPYLAEPDPADDWERLRREPALTPEAVVALAEAARARYGFTDFKLKGGVLSGTEEVAAVRALAERFPDARITLDPNGGWLLADAIELCRDLGDVLAYAEDPVGPEAGFSGRETMAEFRRATGLPTATNMIATDWRQMAHAVRSNAVDIPLADPHFWTMRGSVRVAQLCADFGLTWGSHSNNHFDISLAMFTQVGAAAPGKITALDTHWIWQDGQPLTRSPLQIEDGAIAVPTTPGLGVELDRDAVDAAHQLYLEHGLGARDDAVAMQYLVPGWTFDPKRPCLVR
- a CDS encoding L-talarate/galactarate dehydratase, which translates into the protein MTVTETARTSSRAVLDRIESVTLSSITLPLPNPISDAKVFTGRQRPMTEVAFLFAEIRTEAGLEGVGFSYSKRAGGPAQFAHAREVAPDLIGEDPNDIARLWTKLVWAGASVGRSGASTQAIAALDVALWDLKAKRAGLPLAKLLGAHRDSVRCYNTSGGFLHESIEQVKDNATRTLESGVGGIKIKVGLPDSAEDLRRVRAVREHLGDGVPFMVDANQQWDRSTAMRVSRRLEEFDLVWIEEPLDAYDAEGHAQLARSLDTAIATGEMLTSVAEHYELIRQGAVDILQPDAPRVGGITQFLKLATLAEHRNLGLAPHFAMEIHVHLAAAYPIEPWVEHFDWLHPLFNERLETRDGRMRLSDRPGLGVTLTEQARAWTVDRVHVDAPR
- a CDS encoding aldehyde dehydrogenase (NADP(+)), which encodes MSDVVSIDPRTGETVEVVAQETTTAEVERLCAAALAAAPALDDLGRTGRAALLQALADALEGRREDVVAVADRETGLGFTRLNGELTRTCYQLRLFGEVLLEGSYLEAGIDHAGDTPMGPRPDLRRMLVPIGPVAVFGASNFPLAFSVPGGDTASALAAGSPVIVKAHGSHPATSQLCFEIMSAAAREAGAPDGTLGIVHGLQAGADLVAHPAIRAVGFTGSVNGGKALIDIIERRPDPIPFYGELSSLNPLVVTPQAAAERGEQLGRELVGSFTLGAGQFCTKPGLAFVPSGAEGDAVVAAMADAVRETAAPTLLNEGIAGSYGRISSSLADLPGVSTVATGGEPQGPGFQARPLLLSTDAADLPHEVTEECFGPVAVVARYDGEKALFSALEAMPSSLTATILRGDRETELPLAVSQELRTRAGRLVYDAYPTGVAVSWAQHHGGPWPSTNSQHTSVGTTAIRRFLRPVTWQGAPQEVLPEELTDDYQGIPRRIDGKLQLPRD
- a CDS encoding ATP-grasp domain-containing protein: MSRRIALVSSERGLRVDPDLPLAVAALGDAGYEVDLVRWDDAAADWSRFDLAVVRSCWDYAWRLAEFLAWAETVPKLRNGVEVLRWNTDKTYLRDLERAGLPVVRTVWNPLGPADLPEAEEWVVKPSVSAGSRDTARWSDASAALVHAAQLAAAGRTAMVQPYLSSVDDRGETAMLFIGGRFSHAVRKGALLEPGEGVRQDRNSRGDLSRVMPTAEQRDVAGAVFAAIHDLVPGAPAPLYARIDLVHDEAARPVVLELELSEPSLFLPQAPEGAATLARAVEAELQQ
- a CDS encoding AEC family transporter, producing MSGVLGGFAALAAVIAVGWAVGRTGILGKDAPGILSRLSFFVATPALLFLTLGRADTATVASLALIGTAGSAAVTALLYVGLARWRWRLPAAQLATGALSSSYVNAGNLGIPVAVYILGNASYVAPVLLFQVLVMAPVGLAVLAGSRTGVEAAPTWRQLLLQPLRTPVVIGCALGLLLAASGLDLPALVLEPVELIAALAVPAALLAYGMTLHGAPRPAAGALAGQVWMAVVLKNLVMPAIAYALGRWVAGLDGIALLAVTVTSALPTAQNVFVYAAAYDGGTLLARDVILLSTVLSVPVLVGIAVLLG